Proteins from a genomic interval of Pseudomonas silesiensis:
- the mnmA gene encoding tRNA 2-thiouridine(34) synthase MnmA yields MRDPAPSDTQKKRVIVGMSGGVDSSVSALLLIEQGYEVEGLFMKNWEEDDGTEYCTAMDDLADAQAVCDRIGIKLHTANFAAEYWDNVFEHFLAEYKAGRTPNPDILCNREIKFKAFLDYAMMLGADLIATGHYVRRRDIDGRTELLKGLDPNKDQSYFLHAVGGEQIAKTLFPVGELEKPEVRAIAEKHQLATAKKKDSTGICFIGERRFSDFLKQYLPAQPGEIKTTEGEVIGRHHGLMYHTIGQRQGLGIGGLKDASDEPWYVLIKDLEHNELIVGQGNDHPYLFSRALLASEIYWVNPIDLSEPRKLTAKVRYRQSDQPCTLEKTASGYRATFDDPQRAVTPGQSVVFYDGEICLGGGVIEIAEPWTSKSTSKGQAQ; encoded by the coding sequence ATGCGTGATCCAGCCCCTTCTGACACACAAAAGAAGCGCGTCATTGTCGGCATGTCCGGCGGCGTGGACTCTTCCGTTTCCGCTCTCCTGCTGATCGAGCAGGGTTATGAGGTGGAAGGCCTGTTCATGAAGAACTGGGAAGAAGACGATGGAACGGAATACTGCACCGCCATGGATGACCTGGCGGACGCCCAGGCCGTGTGCGACAGGATTGGCATCAAGCTGCACACCGCCAACTTCGCCGCCGAGTACTGGGACAACGTGTTCGAGCACTTCCTGGCCGAATACAAGGCCGGCCGCACGCCGAACCCGGACATCCTCTGCAACCGCGAGATCAAGTTCAAGGCGTTCCTCGACTACGCCATGATGCTCGGCGCCGACCTGATCGCCACCGGCCACTACGTGCGCCGCCGCGACATCGACGGCCGCACCGAGCTGCTCAAGGGCCTGGACCCGAACAAGGACCAGAGCTACTTCCTGCACGCCGTCGGCGGTGAACAGATCGCCAAGACCCTGTTCCCGGTCGGCGAGCTGGAAAAGCCCGAAGTGCGCGCGATCGCCGAGAAACATCAGCTGGCCACCGCGAAGAAAAAGGACTCCACCGGGATCTGCTTTATCGGCGAGCGCCGCTTCAGCGACTTCCTCAAGCAGTACCTGCCGGCCCAGCCGGGCGAGATCAAGACCACCGAAGGCGAAGTCATCGGCCGTCACCACGGCTTGATGTATCACACCATCGGTCAGCGTCAGGGTCTGGGTATCGGCGGCCTGAAAGACGCCAGTGACGAACCCTGGTACGTGCTGATCAAGGACCTGGAGCACAACGAGCTGATCGTCGGCCAGGGCAATGACCACCCTTATCTGTTTTCCCGCGCCCTGCTCGCCTCGGAGATCTATTGGGTCAACCCGATCGACCTGAGCGAGCCGCGCAAGCTGACCGCCAAGGTGCGTTATCGCCAGAGCGACCAGCCCTGCACCCTGGAAAAAACCGCCAGCGGCTACCGCGCGACCTTCGATGACCCGCAACGCGCGGTCACCCCGGGCCAATCAGTGGTGTTCTACGACGGTGAAATCTGCCTCGGCGGCGGCGTGATCGAAATCGCCGAACCCTGGACCAGCAAGAGCACCAGCAAGGGCCAAGCTCAATGA
- a CDS encoding NUDIX hydrolase: MDWLPHITVATIVEDNGRFLMVEETKHGRTVLNQPAGHLDPDETLIEAAVRETLEETGWDVEPTGVVGIYLYTAPSNGVTYQRVCFNAKPLKHHPDYQLDDGIVGAKWLTRDELLAQRANWRSELIIRCIDDYLDGNHFGLELIRPSL; encoded by the coding sequence ATGGATTGGCTACCCCACATCACCGTCGCCACCATCGTCGAAGACAACGGCCGCTTCCTGATGGTCGAAGAAACCAAGCACGGACGAACGGTACTCAACCAGCCCGCCGGTCACCTCGACCCGGACGAAACCCTGATCGAGGCCGCCGTGCGCGAAACCCTCGAAGAAACCGGCTGGGACGTCGAACCCACCGGCGTGGTGGGCATTTACCTCTACACCGCCCCCAGCAACGGCGTGACCTACCAGCGGGTCTGTTTCAACGCAAAACCGCTCAAACACCACCCGGACTACCAGTTGGACGACGGCATCGTCGGCGCCAAGTGGCTGACGCGTGACGAACTGCTGGCACAGCGCGCAAACTGGCGCAGTGAGTTGATCATCCGCTGTATCGATGATTATCTGGACGGCAATCACTTCGGTCTCGAATTGATCCGCCCTTCTCTTTAG
- a CDS encoding cupin domain-containing protein — MNPDIPLQLLGGITAREFLRDYWQKKPLLIRQAIPEFESPIDADELAGLALEEEVESRLIIENGERPWELRRGPFAEDEFSKLPERDWTLLVQAVDQFVPEVAELLENFRFLPSWRIDDVMISFAAPGGSVGPHFDNYDVFLLQGHGKRNWKIGQMCDSESKLLQHADLRILADFEATDEWVLEPGDMLYLPPRLAHCGVAVDDCLTYSVGFRAPSAAEVLTHFTDFLSQFLPDEDRYTDADALPSADPHQIQHDALDRLKGLLAEHMSDERLLLTWFGQFMTEPRYPELVVGPEEIEEDDLLASLEQGAVLIRNPSARLAWSEVDDDLLLFASGQSRYLPGKLRELLKMICAADSLHVDNLGDWLSDEDGRGLLCELIKQGSLGFADE; from the coding sequence ATGAATCCTGACATTCCTCTTCAACTTCTGGGCGGCATCACTGCGCGGGAATTCCTGCGCGACTACTGGCAGAAAAAACCCCTGCTGATCCGTCAGGCGATTCCTGAATTCGAAAGCCCGATCGACGCCGACGAACTGGCCGGCCTCGCGCTGGAAGAAGAAGTTGAGTCGCGCCTGATCATCGAGAACGGCGAGCGCCCTTGGGAATTGCGCCGCGGCCCGTTCGCCGAAGACGAGTTCAGCAAGCTGCCGGAACGCGACTGGACCCTGCTGGTTCAAGCCGTTGACCAATTCGTGCCGGAAGTCGCCGAGCTGCTGGAAAACTTCCGCTTCCTGCCGAGCTGGCGCATCGACGACGTGATGATCAGCTTCGCCGCCCCGGGTGGCAGCGTTGGCCCGCACTTCGACAACTACGACGTGTTCCTGCTGCAGGGCCATGGCAAGCGCAACTGGAAAATCGGCCAGATGTGCGATTCCGAGAGCAAGCTGCTGCAGCACGCCGACCTGCGCATCCTCGCCGACTTCGAAGCCACCGACGAATGGGTGCTGGAACCGGGCGACATGCTGTACCTGCCGCCGCGCCTGGCCCACTGCGGCGTAGCTGTCGACGATTGCCTGACTTACTCGGTCGGCTTTCGCGCGCCGAGCGCCGCTGAGGTGCTGACCCACTTCACCGACTTCCTCAGCCAGTTCCTGCCGGACGAAGATCGCTACACCGACGCCGACGCCCTGCCTTCTGCCGATCCACACCAGATCCAGCACGACGCCCTCGATCGCTTGAAAGGCCTGCTGGCCGAGCACATGAGCGACGAACGCCTGCTGCTGACCTGGTTCGGCCAGTTCATGACCGAGCCACGTTATCCGGAATTGGTGGTGGGCCCGGAAGAAATCGAAGAAGACGACCTGCTCGCCAGCCTCGAGCAAGGCGCGGTGCTGATCCGCAACCCGAGTGCGCGCCTGGCCTGGTCCGAAGTCGATGACGACCTGCTGCTGTTCGCCAGCGGCCAGAGCCGGTACCTGCCGGGCAAACTGCGCGAGTTGCTGAAGATGATTTGCGCCGCCGACTCGCTGCACGTCGACAATCTCGGCGACTGGCTGAGCGACGAAGACGGTCGCGGCCTGCTGTGCGAGCTGATCAAGCAAGGAAGCCTGGGGTTTGCCGATGAATAA
- the purB gene encoding adenylosuccinate lyase, with protein MQLSSLTAVSPVDGRYAGRTQALRPIFSEYGLIRARVLVEVRWLQRLAAHPGISEVPAFSAEANAVLNTLADNFALEHAERVKEIERTTNHDVKAIEYLLKEQAAKLPELAKVSEFIHFACTSEDINNLSHALMLREGRDDVMLPLMRQTADAIRELAIRFADVPMLSRTHGQPASPTTLGKELANVVYRLERQIAQVAAVPLLGKINGAVGNYNAHLSAYPEIDWEENARAFIEDELGLGFNPYTTQIEPHDYIAELFDAIARFNTILIDFDRDIWGYISLGYFKQRTIAGEIGSSTMPHKVNPIDFENSEGNLGIANALFQHLASKLPISRWQRDLTDSTVLRNLGVGFAHSVIAYEASLKGISKLELNAQKIAADLDACWEVLAEPIQTVMRRYNIENPYEKLKELTRGKGISPEALQTFIDGLDMPAAAKAELKLLTPANYIGNAVEQARRI; from the coding sequence ATGCAGCTTTCTTCGCTCACTGCGGTTTCCCCTGTTGACGGCCGCTACGCCGGCAGAACCCAGGCCCTGCGCCCTATTTTCAGCGAATACGGCCTGATCCGTGCGCGCGTTCTGGTTGAAGTGCGCTGGCTCCAGCGCCTGGCCGCTCATCCTGGCATCAGCGAAGTGCCGGCGTTCTCCGCCGAAGCCAACGCTGTGCTGAACACCCTGGCGGACAACTTCGCCCTGGAGCACGCCGAGCGCGTCAAAGAGATCGAACGCACCACCAACCACGACGTCAAGGCCATCGAATACCTGCTCAAAGAGCAAGCGGCCAAGCTGCCGGAACTGGCCAAGGTCAGCGAATTCATCCACTTTGCCTGCACCAGCGAGGACATCAACAACCTGTCCCACGCCCTGATGCTGCGCGAAGGCCGTGATGATGTGATGCTGCCGCTGATGCGCCAGACCGCCGACGCCATCCGCGAACTGGCGATCCGTTTCGCTGACGTGCCGATGCTGTCGCGCACCCACGGTCAACCGGCTTCGCCGACCACCCTGGGCAAAGAGCTGGCGAACGTGGTCTACCGTCTGGAGCGTCAAATCGCTCAAGTCGCTGCCGTTCCGCTGCTGGGCAAGATCAACGGCGCGGTCGGCAACTACAACGCCCACCTGTCGGCCTACCCTGAGATCGACTGGGAAGAAAACGCCCGCGCGTTCATCGAAGACGAGCTGGGCCTGGGCTTCAACCCGTATACCACGCAGATCGAACCGCACGACTACATCGCCGAGCTGTTCGACGCGATCGCGCGTTTCAACACGATCCTGATCGACTTCGACCGCGACATCTGGGGCTACATCTCCCTGGGTTATTTCAAGCAGCGCACCATCGCGGGCGAAATCGGCTCGTCGACCATGCCGCACAAGGTCAACCCGATCGACTTCGAAAACTCCGAAGGCAACTTAGGCATCGCCAACGCATTGTTCCAGCACCTGGCGAGCAAGCTGCCGATCTCCCGCTGGCAGCGCGACCTGACCGACTCCACCGTTCTGCGCAACCTCGGTGTCGGCTTCGCCCACAGCGTGATCGCGTACGAAGCCAGCCTCAAAGGCATCAGCAAACTCGAGCTCAACGCTCAGAAGATCGCTGCCGACCTGGACGCTTGCTGGGAAGTATTGGCCGAGCCGATCCAGACCGTAATGCGTCGCTACAACATCGAAAATCCGTACGAAAAGCTGAAAGAATTGACCCGTGGCAAGGGCATCAGCCCTGAAGCACTGCAAACTTTCATCGATGGCCTGGACATGCCAGCCGCGGCCAAGGCCGAGCTGAAATTGCTCACGCCGGCGAACTACATCGGCAACGCTGTAGAGCAAGCCAGGCGCATCTGA
- a CDS encoding NADP-dependent isocitrate dehydrogenase — MPTRSKIIYTFTDEAPALATYSLLPIVEAFTASADIAVETRDISLAGRILASFPEQLGDKAVADHLAELGDLAVTPEANIIKLPNISASVPQLQAAIKELQAQGFALPDYPETVTSDADKLAKSRYDKIKGSAVNPVLREGNSDRRAPLSVKNYARKHPHKMGAWAADSKSHIAHMSTGDFYGSEKAALIDAADAVKIELIAQDGTTTVLKEKTTVQAGEILDCAVMSKNALRRFIAAEIEDAKAKGVLLSVHLKATMMKVSDPIMFGQIVAEFYKDALAKHADVLAQIGFNLNNGIGDLYARIKALPSDQQAQIEADIQAVYADRPSLAMVNSDKGITNLHVPSDVIVDASMPAMIRDSGKMWGTDGQLHDTKAVIPDRCYATIYQAVIEDCKLHGAFDPTTMGSVPNVGLMAKKAEEYGSHDKTFQIKTNGVVRVTDSKGGLLLEQSVEAGDIFRMCQTKDAPIQDWVKLAVNRARASSTPAIFWLDPMRAHDGVVIEKVQAYLKDHDTAGLDIQIMAPVDAMKFTLQRTREGKDTISVTGNVLRDYLTDLFPIMELGTSAKMLSIVPLMNGGGLFETGAGGSAPKHVQQLLEENFLRWDSLGEFLALAASLEHLGVTYNNPKALVLAKTLDQATGQFLDNNKSPSRKVGNIDNRGSHFYLALYWAQALAAQSEDTALQAQFGELAKTLTENEATIVAELNAVQGKPVDIGGYYHANAELISKAMRPSNTFNAAIAALV; from the coding sequence ATGCCCACCCGCTCGAAGATCATCTATACCTTCACCGACGAAGCTCCCGCCCTCGCCACCTATTCACTGTTGCCTATCGTAGAGGCTTTCACCGCCTCCGCTGATATCGCCGTGGAAACCCGCGATATCTCTCTTGCAGGGCGCATCCTGGCCAGCTTCCCCGAGCAACTGGGTGACAAAGCCGTCGCCGACCATCTCGCCGAACTGGGCGACCTGGCCGTCACGCCTGAAGCCAACATCATCAAGCTGCCGAACATCAGCGCCTCGGTTCCGCAACTGCAAGCCGCGATCAAAGAGCTGCAAGCCCAGGGCTTCGCACTGCCGGACTATCCGGAAACCGTGACCAGCGACGCCGACAAGCTCGCCAAGTCGCGCTACGACAAAATCAAGGGCAGCGCCGTGAACCCGGTCCTGCGCGAAGGCAACTCCGATCGTCGTGCGCCGCTGTCGGTCAAGAACTATGCGCGCAAGCACCCGCACAAAATGGGCGCCTGGGCTGCGGACTCCAAGTCCCACATCGCGCACATGAGCACCGGCGATTTCTACGGCAGCGAAAAAGCCGCCCTGATCGACGCCGCCGATGCGGTCAAAATCGAACTGATCGCTCAAGACGGCACCACCACCGTCCTGAAAGAAAAGACCACCGTGCAAGCCGGTGAGATCCTCGATTGCGCCGTCATGAGCAAAAACGCCCTGCGCCGCTTCATCGCCGCTGAAATCGAAGACGCCAAAGCCAAGGGTGTACTGCTGTCGGTTCACCTGAAAGCGACCATGATGAAGGTCTCCGACCCGATCATGTTCGGTCAGATCGTTGCCGAGTTCTACAAAGACGCGCTGGCCAAGCACGCTGACGTGCTGGCACAGATCGGCTTCAACCTGAACAACGGCATCGGCGACCTGTACGCCCGCATCAAGGCCTTGCCTAGCGATCAGCAAGCGCAGATCGAAGCGGACATCCAGGCGGTCTACGCCGATCGTCCGTCGTTGGCCATGGTCAACTCCGACAAAGGCATCACCAACCTGCACGTGCCGAGCGACGTCATCGTCGACGCCTCGATGCCGGCGATGATCCGTGACTCCGGCAAAATGTGGGGCACTGACGGCCAGCTGCACGACACCAAGGCTGTGATCCCGGATCGCTGCTACGCCACCATCTACCAGGCGGTGATCGAAGACTGCAAGCTGCACGGCGCTTTCGATCCAACCACCATGGGCAGCGTGCCGAACGTTGGCCTGATGGCGAAGAAAGCCGAAGAGTACGGCTCCCACGACAAGACGTTCCAGATCAAGACCAACGGTGTTGTCCGCGTGACCGACAGCAAAGGCGGCCTGCTGCTGGAACAGTCGGTTGAAGCCGGCGACATCTTCCGCATGTGCCAGACCAAGGACGCGCCGATCCAGGACTGGGTCAAACTGGCCGTCAACCGTGCTCGCGCAAGCAGCACCCCGGCCATTTTCTGGCTGGACCCGATGCGCGCCCACGACGGTGTGGTGATCGAGAAAGTTCAGGCTTACCTGAAGGATCACGACACCGCTGGCCTGGATATCCAGATCATGGCACCCGTCGACGCGATGAAGTTCACCCTGCAGCGCACCCGCGAAGGCAAGGACACCATCTCGGTGACCGGCAACGTCCTGCGCGACTACCTGACCGACCTGTTCCCGATCATGGAACTGGGCACCAGCGCCAAGATGCTGTCGATCGTGCCGCTGATGAACGGCGGCGGCCTGTTCGAAACCGGCGCCGGCGGTTCGGCACCGAAGCACGTGCAGCAGCTGCTGGAAGAAAACTTCCTGCGCTGGGATTCCCTGGGCGAGTTCCTGGCCCTGGCCGCCTCCCTCGAGCACCTGGGTGTGACCTACAACAACCCCAAGGCGCTGGTTTTGGCCAAGACCCTGGACCAGGCCACCGGCCAGTTCCTGGACAACAACAAGTCGCCATCGCGCAAAGTCGGCAACATCGACAACCGCGGCAGCCACTTCTACCTGGCGCTGTACTGGGCACAAGCCCTGGCCGCCCAGTCCGAAGACACTGCACTGCAAGCGCAGTTCGGCGAGCTGGCCAAGACCCTGACCGAGAACGAGGCAACCATCGTTGCCGAGCTCAACGCCGTACAGGGCAAGCCAGTGGACATCGGCGGTTACTACCACGCCAATGCCGAGCTGATCAGCAAGGCCATGCGCCCGAGCAACACTTTCAACGCTGCGATCGCTGCGTTGGTTTAA
- the hflD gene encoding high frequency lysogenization protein HflD — protein sequence MNPTQEQLTALGGVFLAAVLVDKIAKTGQTTEAGLTCMLGSLLIRDPKDTLEVYGGDDLNLREGYRALIGALERDPSTLQREPLRYALAMLGLERQLAKRGDMLDEIGKRLPQIQSQVEHFGAAHENVIAACGALYQDTLSTLRQRIQVHGDMRNLQQPSNASKIRALLLAGIRSARLWRQLGGHRWQLVISRRKLLKELYPLMRSS from the coding sequence ATGAACCCGACCCAGGAGCAATTGACGGCACTGGGCGGGGTGTTTCTCGCCGCGGTGCTGGTCGACAAGATCGCCAAGACCGGCCAGACCACCGAAGCCGGCCTGACCTGCATGCTCGGCAGCCTGCTGATTCGCGATCCCAAGGACACGCTGGAAGTGTACGGCGGCGACGACCTCAATCTGCGTGAAGGCTACCGAGCGCTGATTGGCGCCCTGGAGCGCGACCCCAGCACCCTTCAGCGCGAACCGCTGCGTTATGCGCTGGCCATGCTGGGCCTGGAGCGCCAGCTGGCCAAACGCGGCGACATGCTGGACGAAATCGGCAAGCGCCTGCCGCAGATCCAGTCCCAGGTCGAGCACTTCGGCGCGGCTCACGAAAACGTGATCGCGGCCTGCGGTGCGCTGTATCAGGACACCTTGAGCACCCTGCGCCAGCGGATTCAGGTCCACGGCGACATGCGCAACCTGCAGCAGCCGAGCAATGCCTCGAAAATCCGCGCCCTGTTGCTGGCCGGAATTCGTTCGGCACGCCTGTGGCGGCAGTTGGGCGGGCATCGCTGGCAGCTGGTGATCAGCCGCCGCAAGTTGTTGAAAGAACTTTACCCGCTGATGCGCAGCAGCTGA
- the icd gene encoding NADP-dependent isocitrate dehydrogenase — MGYKKIQVPAVGDKITVNADHSLNVPNNPIIPFIEGDGIGVDISPVMIKVVDAAVKKAYGGERKISWMEVYAGEKATQVYDQDTWLPQETLDAVKDYVVSIKGPLTTPVGGGIRSLNVALRQQLDLYVCLRPVRWFEGVPSPVKKPGDVDMTIFRENSEDIYAGIEWKAGSPEATKVIKFLKDEMGVTKIRFDENCGIGIKPVSLQGTKRLARKALQYVVDNDRDSLTIVHKGNIMKFTEGAFKEWAYEVAAEEFGATLLDGGPWMQFKNPKTGKNVIVKDAIADAMLQQILLRPAEYDVIATLNLNGDYLSDALAAEVGGIGIAPGANLSDTIAMFEATHGTAPKYAGKDQVNPGSLILSAEMMLRHMGWTEAADLIIKGTNGAISAKTVTYDFHRLMEGAKLLSSSAFGDALISHM; from the coding sequence ATGGGTTACAAGAAGATTCAGGTTCCAGCCGTCGGCGACAAAATCACCGTCAATGCAGACCATTCTCTCAATGTTCCTAATAACCCGATCATCCCCTTCATCGAAGGCGACGGCATTGGGGTTGATATCAGCCCCGTCATGATCAAGGTTGTCGATGCTGCTGTTAAGAAGGCTTACGGCGGCGAGCGCAAAATTTCCTGGATGGAGGTCTACGCCGGGGAGAAAGCGACTCAGGTTTACGACCAGGATACCTGGCTACCCCAGGAAACCCTGGACGCGGTCAAGGATTACGTGGTGTCCATCAAGGGCCCCCTGACCACTCCGGTCGGCGGCGGCATCCGTTCGCTGAACGTGGCCCTGCGCCAGCAACTCGACCTGTATGTCTGCCTGCGCCCGGTGCGCTGGTTCGAAGGCGTGCCTAGCCCGGTCAAGAAACCAGGCGACGTCGACATGACCATCTTCCGCGAAAACTCGGAAGACATTTATGCCGGTATCGAATGGAAGGCTGGCTCGCCGGAAGCGACCAAGGTCATCAAGTTCCTGAAAGACGAAATGGGCGTGACCAAGATCCGTTTCGACGAAAATTGCGGTATCGGTATCAAGCCGGTGTCCCTGCAAGGCACCAAGCGTCTGGCGCGCAAGGCCCTGCAGTATGTGGTCGACAACGACCGCGACTCGCTGACCATCGTGCACAAAGGCAACATCATGAAGTTCACCGAAGGTGCCTTCAAGGAGTGGGCCTACGAAGTGGCGGCTGAGGAGTTCGGCGCGACCCTGCTCGACGGCGGTCCGTGGATGCAGTTCAAGAACCCGAAAACCGGCAAGAACGTCATCGTCAAGGATGCCATCGCCGACGCCATGCTCCAGCAGATCCTGTTGCGCCCGGCCGAATACGATGTGATCGCGACCCTGAACCTCAATGGCGACTACCTCTCCGACGCCCTGGCGGCGGAAGTGGGCGGTATCGGTATCGCGCCAGGTGCCAACCTGTCCGACACCATTGCAATGTTCGAAGCGACCCACGGTACTGCGCCGAAGTACGCCGGCAAGGACCAGGTCAATCCGGGCTCCTTGATCCTGTCCGCAGAGATGATGCTGCGCCACATGGGCTGGACCGAAGCGGCCGACCTGATCATCAAGGGCACCAACGGCGCGATCTCCGCCAAGACCGTGACCTATGACTTCCACCGTCTGATGGAAGGCGCGAAACTGCTGTCTTCGTCTGCGTTTGGCGATGCACTGATTTCGCACATGTAA
- a CDS encoding secretin N-terminal domain-containing protein codes for MSLRTLLTTLLLTCSASVMAATEIVPLNYHTSADMLPMAQDFIGKEGQVSAYGNQLIVNADQRKIDELKALIAQLDTAPKRLLITVDTSENNFQNDQGYSVNGAKPGQTRIISRSTDSRDGGIQQIQASEGAPALIQVGQSVPLTSTQADSYGDLRSQTEYRNVTQGFYVTASVTGETVHLAISTNRDRISQERPDVVNVQSTDTTVTGRLGEWITLAGVNRQTQADKQGLTRSYSTQGRDDMTLRVKVDTLD; via the coding sequence ATGTCCCTACGCACCCTCCTAACCACACTGCTACTGACCTGCAGTGCTTCGGTCATGGCCGCCACCGAGATCGTGCCGCTGAATTACCACACCAGCGCCGACATGTTGCCGATGGCGCAGGACTTCATAGGCAAGGAAGGCCAGGTCAGCGCCTACGGCAACCAGCTGATCGTCAACGCCGATCAACGCAAGATCGACGAACTTAAAGCCCTCATCGCCCAACTCGATACCGCACCCAAACGCCTGCTGATCACCGTCGACACCAGCGAAAACAACTTTCAGAATGACCAGGGTTATTCGGTCAACGGCGCCAAACCGGGCCAGACCCGCATCATCAGCCGCAGCACCGACAGCCGCGACGGCGGCATCCAGCAAATCCAGGCCAGTGAAGGGGCTCCGGCGCTGATCCAGGTCGGCCAGAGCGTGCCGCTGACCAGCACCCAGGCCGATTCTTACGGCGACCTGCGCAGCCAGACCGAGTACCGCAACGTCACCCAGGGTTTCTACGTCACCGCCAGCGTCACCGGCGAAACCGTTCACCTGGCGATCAGCACCAATCGTGATCGCATCAGCCAGGAACGGCCCGATGTAGTGAACGTGCAAAGTACCGACACAACTGTCACGGGACGCCTGGGCGAATGGATCACCCTGGCCGGCGTGAATCGCCAGACCCAGGCCGATAAACAGGGCCTGACCCGCAGCTACTCGACCCAGGGCAGGGATGACATGACCCTGCGGGTGAAAGTCGATACTTTGGACTGA
- a CDS encoding GNAT family N-acetyltransferase, whose protein sequence is MNKIHVRVADWQKDNAEIRRIRETVFVAEQSVPPELEWDADDVTAVHFLALEGDFPVGTARLLHDGHVGRVSVLKDWRGLKVGDALMHAVIGEAEQRGLKQQMLSAQVQATAFYERLGFHMVSEEFLEAGIPHVDMVRHSA, encoded by the coding sequence ATGAATAAGATTCACGTACGTGTCGCAGACTGGCAAAAGGACAACGCCGAGATCCGGCGCATTCGTGAGACGGTGTTCGTCGCCGAGCAGTCCGTTCCGCCCGAGCTGGAATGGGATGCCGATGATGTGACGGCGGTGCATTTCCTCGCTCTCGAAGGCGACTTTCCGGTGGGTACCGCTCGCCTGTTGCATGACGGTCACGTCGGCCGGGTATCGGTGCTCAAGGACTGGCGCGGCTTGAAAGTCGGCGATGCGCTGATGCACGCGGTGATCGGTGAAGCCGAGCAGCGCGGTCTGAAGCAGCAGATGCTGAGCGCGCAAGTGCAGGCCACGGCGTTCTATGAGCGCCTGGGTTTTCACATGGTCAGCGAGGAGTTCCTGGAAGCAGGGATTCCACATGTGGACATGGTGCGTCACTCGGCTTGA
- the aceA gene encoding isocitrate lyase, which translates to MALTREQQIAALEKDWAENPRWKGVTRAYSAADVVRLRGSVQPEHTFAKLGAEKLWNLVTQGAKPSFRPEKDFVNCMGALTGGQAVQQVKAGIQAIYLSGWQVAADNNSAESMYPDQSLYPVDSVPTVVKRINNSFRRADQIQWKAGKGPGDEGYIDYFAPIVADAEAGFGGVLNAYELMKSMIEAGAAGVHFEDQLASVKKCGHMGGKVLVPTQEAVQKLTAARLAADVAGTPTIILARTDANAADLLTSDCDPYDQPFVTGERTQEGFYKVRAGLDQAIARGLAYAPYADLIWCETAKPDLDEARRFAEAIKKEYPDQLLSYNCSPSFNWKKNLDDATIAKFQRELSAMGYKHQFITLAGIHNMWHSMFNLAHDYARNDMTAYVKLQEQEFADAAKGYTFVAHQQEVGTGYFDDMTTVIQGGSSSVTALTGSTEEEQFH; encoded by the coding sequence ATGGCACTGACACGCGAACAGCAAATTGCAGCCCTCGAAAAAGACTGGGCTGAAAACCCACGCTGGAAAGGCGTGACACGCGCTTACTCCGCTGCTGACGTCGTCCGCCTGCGTGGCTCGGTTCAACCTGAGCACACCTTTGCAAAACTCGGCGCCGAGAAGCTGTGGAACCTGGTGACCCAGGGTGCCAAGCCGTCCTTCCGCCCCGAGAAAGATTTCGTCAACTGCATGGGCGCCCTGACTGGCGGCCAGGCGGTACAACAAGTCAAGGCCGGTATCCAGGCGATCTACCTGTCGGGCTGGCAAGTGGCTGCGGACAACAACTCCGCCGAATCGATGTACCCGGACCAGTCGCTGTACCCGGTGGACTCGGTTCCAACCGTGGTCAAGCGCATCAACAACTCGTTCCGTCGTGCTGACCAGATCCAGTGGAAAGCCGGCAAAGGCCCGGGCGACGAAGGTTACATCGACTACTTCGCGCCGATCGTGGCTGACGCCGAAGCCGGTTTCGGCGGCGTACTGAACGCCTACGAGCTGATGAAAAGCATGATCGAAGCAGGCGCCGCCGGCGTTCACTTCGAAGACCAGCTGGCATCCGTGAAAAAATGCGGCCACATGGGCGGCAAGGTACTGGTGCCTACCCAGGAAGCCGTACAGAAGCTGACCGCTGCTCGTCTGGCAGCTGACGTGGCCGGCACGCCGACCATCATCCTGGCCCGCACCGACGCCAACGCGGCGGACCTGCTGACTTCCGATTGCGACCCATACGACCAGCCATTCGTGACTGGCGAACGTACCCAGGAAGGCTTCTACAAAGTGCGCGCCGGTCTCGACCAGGCCATCGCTCGCGGCCTGGCCTACGCGCCGTACGCCGACCTGATCTGGTGCGAAACCGCCAAGCCGGACCTGGACGAAGCTCGTCGCTTCGCCGAAGCGATCAAAAAGGAATACCCGGACCAACTGCTGTCGTACAACTGCTCGCCTTCCTTCAACTGGAAGAAAAACCTGGACGACGCGACCATCGCCAAGTTCCAGCGCGAATTGTCCGCCATGGGTTACAAGCACCAGTTCATCACCCTGGCCGGCATTCACAACATGTGGCACAGCATGTTCAACCTGGCGCACGACTACGCCCGCAACGACATGACTGCCTACGTGAAGCTGCAAGAACAAGAGTTCGCCGACGCTGCCAAGGGTTACACCTTCGTGGCTCACCAACAGGAAGTGGGCACCGGCTACTTCGACGACATGACCACCGTGATCCAGGGTGGTTCGTCTTCGGTCACCGCGCTGACCGGTTCGACTGAAGAAGAACAGTTTCACTGA